A window of Paenibacillus sp. 19GGS1-52 contains these coding sequences:
- a CDS encoding discoidin domain-containing protein has protein sequence MRAKRKKRNKPLLILLKFAALAVMFLLSVSVFGSEGTKTDEANLDIPALSTANSTELPVGTVLWRLGQHDGSAHEFAAASSSNAKKVFSVASSGVKTAALLSIPSGLDGVNNPELKITYQLDKIPANGVLFRVGIIDAYKSVPQMSVFSNQQLSGIIQIAGVSGTDSKYSFRKTYELYIPKEQLKLGTNELKLRTTHSIYASDSEDKYTWWTWDDLSLESLNSPIKEPIHGSYALTGTMVNNKQFYFDEGAVTHLPYIMKWLGIAYSGNIMRTSCASDVGRSCSNMEDYYKELKDYNMQSVALYLYTGDIKLKADGSLPDDAVKKLTDYFQQYGTYFQYYEVDNEPGLFNRSKAVNLAVAEWLNTKGKEIAPHLQTVAPGWAYWPSYDENSCGHQNGTVRECGDPDGWERDPEQRMELEKVTDLTNGHSYGSSYIFSNGGSFTENLKTFGGATNGLSKKMLTTEFGTSDSHVDDYQYGATERTAAVFDRIMRGHIGYADMFVQHAAFFKNFSLFKYGFNLEEHDPAKTEIYYTKENEDSRVSIMRRLSLAYATHGAPLSYQITNKAALADKLVYVRAVDTSTLEPLAGSGATSNKILVNFVNFEETTQTVTVNVTMPKKTVYEGERFGNGDTYEAARSYVTGKIATPVLTFTETLAPGEAVQYILEPSSEMKASAPQGFKATAVKGLSVALNWLEAPGGNYEVLRADGSGGEMKVVASKVQETHYTDPNLSEGTLYTYAVRVSGSKVMSSTVQITATGLVPLDRTDWKVSSNVNIEASDPFSAIDGDRRTRWDTGVHQVPGEQYQIDLGKTHSIEAIDLDSTLSSYDYPRGYEVYVSDDAKNWRLITSGKGKKEITTIHFPAVMTQYIRIVQTGSGGNYWSIQEMQIYSRE, from the coding sequence ATGAGAGCGAAGCGAAAAAAAAGAAATAAACCCTTACTAATCTTACTAAAGTTTGCAGCCTTGGCTGTCATGTTCCTGTTGTCTGTTTCTGTTTTTGGATCGGAAGGAACAAAGACTGATGAGGCCAATCTTGATATACCTGCTCTGTCAACAGCTAATAGTACGGAATTGCCGGTGGGTACTGTATTATGGAGACTTGGGCAACATGACGGATCAGCTCATGAGTTTGCTGCGGCAAGCTCCTCTAATGCCAAGAAGGTATTTAGTGTTGCATCGTCTGGAGTCAAGACAGCTGCTTTGTTGAGCATTCCATCTGGTCTTGACGGAGTGAATAATCCTGAGTTGAAGATTACGTACCAGCTTGATAAGATCCCAGCCAACGGGGTTTTATTTCGCGTAGGTATAATAGATGCTTACAAATCAGTTCCGCAAATGAGCGTCTTTTCTAACCAGCAGCTATCAGGAATTATTCAAATTGCTGGAGTATCAGGTACGGATAGCAAATATAGTTTTCGCAAAACCTATGAGCTTTACATTCCTAAAGAGCAGCTGAAGCTAGGGACCAATGAGCTAAAGCTGCGAACAACCCATAGTATTTATGCTTCCGATTCGGAAGATAAGTATACATGGTGGACTTGGGATGACCTTAGTTTGGAATCGCTGAATTCTCCAATTAAAGAACCTATTCATGGCAGCTATGCGCTGACAGGTACCATGGTGAACAACAAACAGTTTTATTTTGATGAAGGTGCGGTAACTCATTTGCCTTATATTATGAAATGGCTCGGTATAGCATACAGTGGCAATATTATGCGTACTAGCTGTGCCAGCGATGTAGGGCGTTCTTGCTCCAATATGGAGGACTATTACAAGGAATTGAAGGATTATAATATGCAGTCTGTCGCCCTGTATTTATACACCGGCGATATCAAGCTTAAGGCTGATGGTTCGTTGCCGGATGATGCGGTGAAGAAGCTGACTGATTATTTCCAACAGTACGGCACGTATTTTCAGTATTACGAAGTAGATAACGAGCCGGGCCTATTCAATCGATCCAAGGCCGTAAATTTGGCTGTGGCCGAGTGGCTGAATACGAAGGGCAAAGAAATTGCGCCGCATTTACAGACCGTTGCACCAGGATGGGCTTACTGGCCAAGTTACGATGAGAATTCCTGCGGACATCAGAATGGAACGGTGCGTGAGTGTGGCGACCCGGATGGATGGGAACGTGATCCGGAGCAACGTATGGAGCTAGAGAAAGTAACTGATTTAACTAACGGACATTCCTATGGGAGCTCCTATATTTTTAGCAATGGCGGTAGTTTTACGGAGAATCTAAAGACCTTTGGTGGAGCTACAAACGGACTCAGCAAAAAAATGCTGACTACCGAGTTCGGCACTTCTGATAGTCATGTGGATGACTACCAATATGGAGCTACCGAACGTACGGCAGCCGTATTCGACCGAATTATGCGTGGCCATATTGGTTATGCGGATATGTTTGTGCAGCATGCTGCTTTTTTTAAGAATTTTAGCTTATTCAAATACGGCTTTAATCTGGAGGAGCATGACCCGGCCAAAACGGAGATTTATTATACAAAAGAAAATGAGGATTCACGCGTTAGTATTATGAGGAGACTTAGTCTGGCTTATGCCACTCATGGTGCACCACTAAGCTATCAAATTACCAATAAGGCAGCTTTAGCTGATAAGTTAGTTTATGTACGCGCAGTGGATACCTCGACTTTAGAACCTCTTGCAGGCAGTGGAGCCACTTCGAACAAGATACTGGTTAATTTCGTTAATTTCGAGGAAACAACGCAGACTGTTACTGTAAATGTAACTATGCCTAAGAAAACAGTCTACGAGGGTGAACGTTTTGGTAATGGAGACACGTATGAAGCAGCAAGAAGTTATGTGACTGGGAAGATAGCAACGCCTGTGCTAACCTTTACAGAGACTTTAGCACCAGGGGAAGCTGTACAATATATTTTGGAGCCTTCATCTGAGATGAAGGCTTCTGCTCCGCAAGGCTTTAAAGCCACCGCAGTAAAAGGCTTATCTGTTGCGTTGAACTGGCTTGAAGCTCCTGGAGGCAACTATGAAGTGCTTCGGGCGGATGGTTCCGGAGGAGAGATGAAGGTTGTCGCTTCAAAGGTGCAGGAAACGCATTATACAGACCCCAATTTAAGTGAAGGTACGTTGTACACGTATGCAGTAAGAGTAAGCGGCTCAAAGGTGATGTCTTCGACCGTACAGATTACTGCTACCGGATTGGTACCTTTAGACCGTACCGACTGGAAGGTATCCTCCAATGTAAATATTGAGGCTTCTGATCCGTTTAGTGCCATTGATGGTGATCGGCGTACACGTTGGGATACTGGTGTACATCAGGTTCCTGGTGAGCAATATCAGATCGACTTAGGGAAGACACACAGCATTGAAGCCATAGATCTTGACAGCACATTATCATCTTATGATTACCCACGAGGGTATGAGGTATATGTCTCCGACGATGCTAAGAACTGGAGATTGATAACTTCCGGCAAAGGCAAGAAGGAAATTACAACGATTCATTTCCCTGCTGTGATGACTCAGTACATCAGGATTGTACAGACAGGCTCTGGTGGGAATTACTGGTCCATTCAGGAAATGCAGATCTATTCCAGAGAATAA
- a CDS encoding PA14 domain-containing protein, producing MNLKAHRMYRQFCMFLSLILFVIAIPLGMGIAPSTAGAATSSGTPVNAGASPEAVKLLTYLNSISGQGIITGQHDYLESPDEISNKLKGTSGKYAALHGYELGAITGQTEATVASQRKNVVNSAINWSKNGGIVAMTFHENLPGTTYDWSNVQKTISQSDFDKYVTPGTTQYNSLIADLDKVAVSLKSLRDAGVPVLWRPYHEMNGNWFWWGKKNNFAALWNIMYDRFVNVHQLNNLLWVWNPNAPNAWADPYALTYPGANKVDILAADIYDNDYQQKYYDSLLSLAAGKPIAIGENGQMPNTTKLLQSQNKWVYMMNWGKLLYEDNSTDTIKAFMNNSYTITLDKYLSGVIPSVTATPTATPTATPTPTPTPTPTPTVAPTATFSSGDQAPALNGLHGEYYKNMLLTGTAALVRNDANINFNWRQAAPVTALGIDNFSIRWTGKIKPLYSETYQIYTASDDGIRVWVDGKSVIDSWIKQSGTERQGSIDLKAGQLYDIKVEYYENAGDARVNLMWQSPSQVKGTVPSSALFINASSSVASAVSSSSLAATPTVAPTVTPTAAPTPTAAPTPTPTAAPTPTPTAAPTPTPTAAPTPMPTAAPTPMPTAAPTATPTAAPTPTPTVANVVAPAVNGLQGEYFSNMQLSGNPVIVRKDAAIDFNWRLLSPDAALGVDFFSVRWSGKIKPVYSETYQIYTTSDDGIRVWINGSLVIDSWMKQSGTERQGSITMNAGQLYDIKVEYYENQGDASARLMWGSPSQAKGVVPSSALFLSSSIQN from the coding sequence ATGAATTTGAAAGCTCATCGTATGTATCGACAGTTCTGCATGTTCCTGTCACTAATTCTGTTTGTCATTGCTATTCCACTAGGAATGGGAATTGCACCATCTACTGCAGGAGCAGCTACAAGCTCCGGGACACCGGTTAACGCAGGCGCTTCACCTGAAGCAGTAAAGCTGCTTACTTACCTCAATTCAATTTCGGGGCAAGGGATTATCACGGGACAGCATGACTATCTGGAAAGTCCGGATGAAATCAGCAACAAATTAAAGGGGACCAGCGGGAAATACGCTGCTCTTCACGGCTATGAGCTTGGTGCAATTACTGGTCAAACAGAAGCTACCGTAGCTTCACAACGGAAGAACGTAGTTAACAGTGCTATCAACTGGAGTAAGAACGGCGGTATTGTCGCCATGACCTTTCACGAGAATCTACCGGGAACAACGTATGACTGGTCCAATGTTCAAAAGACGATTAGTCAGTCGGATTTCGACAAATACGTAACACCGGGAACGACGCAGTACAACAGTCTGATTGCCGATCTTGACAAAGTGGCAGTATCCTTGAAAAGCTTACGTGATGCTGGGGTTCCAGTACTCTGGAGACCCTACCATGAAATGAACGGAAATTGGTTCTGGTGGGGAAAGAAAAATAATTTCGCTGCACTCTGGAATATTATGTATGACCGTTTTGTTAACGTTCATCAATTAAACAACCTGTTATGGGTATGGAATCCTAATGCACCTAATGCTTGGGCAGATCCTTATGCCTTAACGTATCCAGGTGCCAATAAAGTTGACATTCTCGCAGCAGATATATATGACAATGACTATCAGCAAAAATATTATGACAGCTTGCTCAGTCTGGCTGCTGGCAAACCGATTGCTATCGGAGAGAATGGTCAAATGCCAAATACGACAAAGCTGCTGCAATCGCAGAATAAATGGGTATATATGATGAACTGGGGAAAATTGCTTTACGAGGATAACTCCACGGATACCATTAAAGCCTTCATGAATAACAGCTATACGATAACTCTGGATAAATATTTATCGGGGGTGATACCGTCCGTAACAGCAACGCCGACAGCGACACCGACGGCAACACCGACACCGACACCAACACCAACACCAACACCGACAGTAGCTCCTACGGCAACGTTTTCCTCGGGGGATCAGGCTCCTGCCTTGAATGGCTTGCATGGTGAATATTACAAGAACATGCTGCTTACAGGGACAGCGGCTCTAGTACGAAATGACGCTAATATCAACTTTAACTGGCGCCAGGCAGCACCGGTTACAGCACTCGGTATCGACAATTTCTCGATTCGTTGGACTGGGAAAATTAAGCCGCTCTATAGTGAAACTTATCAAATCTATACTGCATCGGATGACGGCATACGCGTCTGGGTAGATGGGAAGTCTGTCATAGATAGCTGGATTAAACAAAGTGGAACTGAACGTCAAGGAAGCATTGATCTCAAAGCTGGTCAACTATACGACATCAAAGTGGAATATTATGAGAATGCAGGAGATGCGCGGGTAAATCTGATGTGGCAAAGCCCAAGTCAGGTAAAAGGAACGGTACCTTCAAGTGCATTGTTCATTAATGCAAGTTCATCTGTTGCTAGTGCAGTATCGTCATCGTCGCTTGCAGCAACACCAACGGTAGCGCCGACGGTAACACCAACAGCAGCGCCAACACCAACAGCAGCGCCGACACCAACACCAACAGCAGCGCCGACACCAACACCAACAGCAGCGCCGACACCAACACCAACAGCAGCGCCGACACCAATGCCAACAGCAGCGCCGACACCAATGCCAACAGCAGCGCCGACGGCAACACCAACAGCAGCGCCGACACCAACGCCAACGGTTGCTAATGTTGTCGCACCGGCTGTGAATGGACTACAAGGTGAGTATTTTAGTAATATGCAATTATCAGGTAATCCAGTAATTGTACGCAAAGATGCTGCAATTGACTTCAACTGGCGTCTGCTCTCACCGGATGCAGCACTAGGCGTTGACTTCTTCTCTGTACGCTGGAGCGGTAAGATTAAACCCGTATACAGTGAAACTTATCAAATCTATACAACTTCAGATGATGGTATCCGTGTCTGGATCAACGGCAGCCTCGTTATTGACAGCTGGATGAAACAGAGCGGAACCGAGCGTCAGGGAAGCATAACCATGAATGCCGGACAGCTATATGATATTAAAGTTGAATATTACGAGAATCAGGGTGATGCAAGTGCACGTCTGATGTGGGGAAGTCCAAGTCAAGCGAAGGGAGTAGTTCCTTCAAGCGCCCTTTTCCTATCCTCGTCCATTCAGAACTAA
- a CDS encoding glycosyl hydrolase has product MNTYRKYRLLTAIISIIIILSLIPWGEARSLPVARVITNESPDTPANPSASGEAKDLLSYLVNLSGKGMISGQHDYLETPDEFNNKLKNTTGQYAVLHGYELGAINNQPKNTIASQRQAVVESAIKWNKGGGIVAMTFHQNLPGTSPEWSNVSMNLSQVNFDAYVTPGTPQYKRLIADLDEIAVYLGELRDAGVPVLWRPYHEMNGNWFWWGQKDNFSKLWDIMYDRLVNTHKLNNLLWVWNPNAPNEWADPYKSYYPGADKVDILAADIYNSDFKQTYYESLLDLAAGKPIGIGESGELPDPSILSQTQSKWVYTMTWGKMLTENNNLQQIKSFMNNNYTVSRDEYVRTKGTKHESAAVVTRNGLTGEYYNNAELAGAALLTRNDNMINFNWHGGSPAAVISKDSFSVRWQGKIKPMYSEKYKFSVSSDDGVRVWIGNKLIIDSWKKQSGVTREGSILLTAGNVYDIKVEYYENRGDASIRLMWESPLQKQTIVPQNALFLP; this is encoded by the coding sequence TTGAACACTTACCGTAAGTACCGGCTCTTGACCGCTATAATATCTATTATCATTATTTTATCTTTAATACCTTGGGGGGAAGCACGCAGCCTCCCTGTGGCCCGAGTAATCACAAACGAATCACCTGATACGCCAGCTAACCCATCAGCTTCTGGGGAAGCCAAAGATCTGCTCAGCTATCTGGTGAACCTTAGTGGTAAGGGAATGATTTCTGGACAGCATGACTATCTGGAAACTCCCGACGAATTTAACAATAAACTGAAGAATACCACTGGGCAATATGCAGTATTGCATGGTTATGAGTTAGGAGCTATTAACAACCAGCCCAAGAATACAATTGCCTCCCAGCGTCAAGCCGTGGTGGAGAGTGCGATCAAATGGAATAAAGGCGGCGGGATTGTAGCCATGACGTTCCATCAGAATCTACCAGGAACCTCTCCGGAATGGTCTAATGTTTCCATGAACTTGAGCCAGGTGAATTTTGATGCTTACGTTACACCCGGAACTCCTCAATATAAGAGATTGATTGCTGATCTTGATGAGATTGCTGTATATTTGGGAGAACTGCGAGATGCAGGAGTTCCGGTATTGTGGCGGCCCTATCATGAAATGAATGGCAACTGGTTCTGGTGGGGACAAAAGGACAATTTCTCTAAGCTATGGGACATTATGTACGATCGATTAGTGAACACGCACAAGCTGAATAATCTGCTGTGGGTCTGGAATCCAAATGCGCCTAATGAGTGGGCGGACCCTTATAAATCGTATTATCCAGGAGCAGACAAGGTGGATATTCTGGCAGCAGATATTTACAATAGCGATTTTAAACAGACTTACTATGAGAGTTTACTTGACCTTGCCGCAGGCAAACCAATAGGTATTGGTGAGAGCGGAGAACTACCAGACCCTTCCATACTATCCCAAACACAGAGTAAATGGGTTTACACCATGACATGGGGAAAGATGCTGACAGAAAATAACAACCTGCAGCAAATCAAAAGTTTCATGAATAATAACTACACAGTATCCAGAGATGAGTATGTCCGTACAAAAGGTACTAAGCACGAAAGCGCAGCGGTTGTCACCCGTAATGGTTTAACCGGCGAATATTATAATAACGCAGAGCTGGCTGGTGCTGCGCTACTAACCCGTAATGACAACATGATTAATTTTAATTGGCATGGAGGGTCACCGGCAGCAGTAATAAGCAAAGATTCTTTTTCCGTACGTTGGCAGGGCAAGATTAAGCCGATGTATAGTGAGAAATATAAGTTCTCCGTATCATCTGACGACGGTGTCCGTGTCTGGATCGGCAATAAGCTGATTATCGACAGCTGGAAGAAGCAGAGTGGTGTCACCCGTGAAGGAAGTATCTTACTGACCGCAGGAAATGTCTATGATATAAAGGTTGAATATTACGAAAATCGTGGCGACGCGAGCATTCGTCTAATGTGGGAAAGTCCGCTTCAGAAACAGACTATAGTTCCTCAAAATGCATTGTTTCTGCCCTGA
- a CDS encoding sugar phosphate nucleotidyltransferase, giving the protein MKLVLLSGGSGKRLWPLSNDSRSKQFLKVLESPLGEPESMVQRVWRQLQETGMADSSYLATGRSQVEMIQSQLGYDVPIIVEPERRDTFPAIALTATYLYSVVGVSPDETVAILPVDPYVEASFFDTVAQLERTMQESGANLALMGVVPEHASEKYGYIIPTTEAAGESGYLRVSHFQEKPERKQAEELISRNALWNCGVFAFRLGYLLDILQHKGLPLNYEDLQKQYKLLSSISFDYEVVEKEKNIVVQPYDGFWKDLGTWNTLTEEMSSNHVGKGFITADSEGTCLINELDIPITVIGAKDLIIAASPDGILVTHKAESPRIKEVLKAFEQRPMYEERRWGHYKVIDYVKYEEGNEVLTKRIFISEGKNISYQLHRKRSEIWTIISGEASIVLNEKMHNVKAGDVVRIPEGTKHAILALTDVEFIEVQTGSELVEEDNIRITLDWKDIELQQFIS; this is encoded by the coding sequence ATGAAACTAGTACTATTATCAGGTGGTTCAGGTAAACGGTTATGGCCTTTGTCCAACGATTCACGTTCGAAACAGTTTCTGAAGGTACTTGAAAGCCCACTGGGTGAACCGGAATCCATGGTACAACGGGTATGGAGACAACTTCAGGAGACTGGCATGGCGGATTCCTCTTATCTAGCCACAGGCCGCAGCCAAGTGGAGATGATTCAGAGCCAACTTGGATATGATGTGCCTATCATCGTCGAACCGGAACGCCGCGATACCTTTCCGGCAATTGCGTTGACAGCCACCTATCTGTATTCAGTAGTGGGGGTTTCCCCAGATGAGACTGTAGCAATCCTACCTGTTGATCCTTATGTGGAAGCATCTTTTTTTGATACGGTAGCCCAGCTTGAGCGTACGATGCAGGAAAGTGGTGCAAATCTGGCGTTGATGGGTGTGGTTCCTGAGCATGCTTCGGAGAAATACGGTTATATCATTCCTACCACTGAAGCAGCGGGTGAAAGTGGATATTTGCGAGTAAGTCATTTTCAGGAGAAACCGGAACGAAAGCAGGCCGAAGAGCTCATAAGTCGCAACGCCTTGTGGAACTGCGGCGTGTTTGCCTTCCGTTTAGGATATTTACTGGATATTTTGCAGCATAAAGGGCTGCCTCTGAATTATGAAGACTTGCAGAAGCAGTATAAATTATTGTCCTCAATCAGCTTTGATTATGAAGTGGTGGAAAAAGAAAAGAATATTGTTGTACAGCCGTATGACGGCTTCTGGAAGGATCTTGGTACATGGAATACATTGACCGAGGAAATGAGCAGCAATCATGTTGGCAAAGGTTTCATTACTGCAGATTCTGAAGGGACCTGCTTGATTAACGAACTCGACATTCCAATCACGGTCATTGGTGCAAAGGATTTAATTATCGCAGCCAGCCCTGATGGAATATTGGTCACGCATAAGGCAGAGAGTCCGCGAATCAAGGAAGTACTGAAAGCTTTTGAACAAAGACCAATGTATGAGGAACGCCGTTGGGGTCATTACAAAGTTATTGACTATGTGAAGTATGAAGAGGGCAATGAAGTGCTGACCAAGCGGATCTTTATATCTGAAGGCAAAAACATTAGTTATCAGTTGCATCGCAAACGTAGTGAGATCTGGACTATTATCAGCGGCGAAGCGAGCATCGTGCTGAATGAGAAAATGCATAACGTTAAGGCAGGCGATGTGGTGCGTATTCCCGAGGGGACTAAGCATGCTATTCTGGCATTGACGGATGTTGAATTTATTGAGGTACAGACCGGCTCTGAGCTGGTTGAGGAAGATAACATTCGTATTACATTGGACTGGAAAGATATCGAGCTACAACAGTTCATTTCATAG
- a CDS encoding Dps family protein → MSTQLKSQTELQAALNRQTANWSLLYVKLHHYHWYVSGSQFFTLHAKFEELYNEATGYVDALAERLLAIGGQPASSMTQYLALSELQEARGGEDAKVMVTELVKDFTAVAEELQGVITAAEELRDQPTADLLIGIRSSVEKHVWMLNAFQG, encoded by the coding sequence ATGAGTACACAATTGAAAAGCCAGACAGAACTGCAAGCTGCTTTGAATCGTCAAACAGCAAATTGGTCATTGCTCTACGTAAAGCTGCACCACTATCATTGGTATGTTAGCGGGTCACAGTTCTTCACGCTGCATGCAAAATTTGAAGAACTCTACAATGAAGCTACCGGCTATGTTGATGCATTGGCTGAGCGCTTACTGGCTATTGGGGGGCAACCAGCTTCTAGCATGACACAATATTTAGCTCTTTCCGAGCTTCAGGAAGCACGCGGTGGCGAAGATGCTAAGGTAATGGTGACTGAATTGGTTAAGGACTTTACTGCAGTTGCCGAGGAACTACAAGGTGTAATCACAGCTGCGGAAGAACTGAGAGATCAGCCGACTGCTGATCTGTTGATTGGCATTAGAAGTAGTGTTGAGAAGCATGTCTGGATGTTAAACGCCTTCCAAGGCTAA
- a CDS encoding potassium/proton antiporter yields MTQLADNVILLLAALLLVGVLSTKFSTRFGMPALVLFIAAGMVLSRFIYFNNASLTQIIGIFALVVILFEGGMQTSIKEIRPVIRPALSLSTIGVLLTTAIVGGFAKFVLDVPWTESFLFGAIVGSTDAAAVFSVLGGKNIDKRLTSTLEVESGSNDPMAVFLTVSLIEWIQHPDTALWKLFFSFAWEMGIGLLLGILLGKAAAYMINKINLDSSGLYPVLAIGFAVLTYGLAATVHSSGLLAVYVMGLTLGNTELMYHRTIMNFNHGFAWMMQIFMFVLLGLLVFPQELASIAWQGLLLSVILMAVARPIGVFVSLYFAKFTFREKTLLSWAGLRGAVPIVLATYPLLAGLANGRLFFNVVFFVVLTSAVIQGTTISPLASRLKLVGQENETQPSLMELVALCKTDSEFNHIEIKSHMLIAGMQIAEIGLPDDILFTAIIRNRNIVTPHGSTIIMTGDTVYVLNPKAKREEMKAFFRSAKGKVAEANITSI; encoded by the coding sequence ATGACTCAACTTGCGGACAATGTTATTTTATTGCTGGCCGCACTGCTGCTCGTAGGCGTGCTCTCCACCAAATTTTCTACCCGTTTTGGCATGCCGGCTTTGGTTCTTTTTATTGCCGCAGGGATGGTATTAAGCCGTTTCATTTATTTTAATAATGCTTCTTTAACACAGATCATCGGAATTTTCGCGCTGGTTGTTATTCTGTTTGAGGGCGGAATGCAGACGAGCATAAAGGAAATTCGCCCCGTTATCCGGCCAGCCTTATCCTTATCCACAATAGGTGTCTTGCTCACGACCGCCATTGTAGGGGGATTCGCTAAGTTTGTGCTCGATGTGCCTTGGACAGAAAGCTTTTTGTTTGGAGCAATAGTGGGTTCAACGGACGCGGCGGCAGTCTTTTCAGTACTTGGTGGCAAAAACATTGATAAACGCCTAACCTCGACTCTTGAAGTAGAGTCTGGTAGTAATGATCCTATGGCGGTATTTTTAACCGTTTCATTAATCGAATGGATTCAGCATCCTGACACGGCTTTATGGAAGCTGTTTTTTTCCTTTGCGTGGGAAATGGGTATCGGATTATTGTTGGGTATATTGCTCGGCAAAGCGGCAGCATACATGATCAATAAAATCAATCTGGATTCCTCGGGTTTGTATCCGGTATTGGCGATCGGTTTTGCCGTGTTGACCTACGGTTTAGCAGCAACAGTACACAGCAGCGGTCTGCTTGCCGTTTATGTTATGGGCCTGACGCTGGGCAATACCGAGCTGATGTATCACCGTACCATTATGAATTTTAATCACGGCTTTGCCTGGATGATGCAGATTTTCATGTTCGTTTTGCTGGGCTTACTAGTGTTTCCGCAAGAACTAGCGAGTATTGCCTGGCAAGGACTGCTGCTATCTGTCATATTAATGGCTGTAGCCAGACCTATTGGGGTTTTTGTAAGTTTGTATTTTGCTAAATTCACGTTTCGTGAAAAAACACTGCTCTCCTGGGCGGGTCTTCGTGGAGCTGTTCCGATTGTACTAGCTACTTATCCATTGCTGGCGGGTCTCGCGAACGGGCGCTTATTCTTCAATGTTGTCTTCTTTGTGGTTCTAACCTCGGCTGTTATCCAGGGGACCACGATTTCACCTTTGGCTTCTCGGTTAAAGTTGGTCGGACAAGAGAATGAAACGCAGCCTTCTCTTATGGAGCTAGTGGCCTTGTGTAAGACAGACTCTGAATTTAATCATATCGAAATTAAGTCACATATGCTGATTGCCGGTATGCAGATCGCGGAGATAGGATTGCCAGACGATATTTTGTTCACGGCAATTATAAGAAATAGAAATATTGTGACCCCTCACGGAAGCACTATAATTATGACTGGTGATACTGTATATGTGCTCAATCCCAAAGCCAAGCGCGAAGAAATGAAAGCATTCTTCAGGAGCGCTAAAGGTAAAGTTGCAGAGGCGAATATCACCTCAATCTAA